A portion of the Pararge aegeria chromosome 10, ilParAegt1.1, whole genome shotgun sequence genome contains these proteins:
- the LOC120626802 gene encoding ras-related protein Rap1, translating into MREYKIVVLGSGGVGKSALTVQFVQGIFVEKYDPTIEDSYRKQVEVDGQQCMLEILDTAGTEQFTAMRDLYMKNGQGFVLVYSITAQSTFNDLQDLREQILRVKDKDDVPMVLVGNKCDLEAERVVGKQQGANLANHFNCVFMETSAKAKISVNEVFYDLVRQINKKSPKEEKIRKIKKPICQLL; encoded by the coding sequence ATGCGCGAATACAAAATAGTCGTACTAGGAAGCGGAGGCGTGGGAAAATCCGCCCTGACAGTACAATTTGTACAAGGCATCTTTGTGGAGAAATACGACCCCACCATCGAAGACAGCTACCGGAAACAAGTGGAAGTGGACGGACAGCAATGCATGCTCGAGATCCTCGACACGGCGGGCACGGAGCAGTTTACGGCAATGCGGGACCTATACATGAAAAACGGCCAGGGCTTCGTACTGGTTTACTCGATCACCGCGCAGTCCACGTTCAACGACCTACAGGACCTCCGCGAGCAGATCCTGCGGGTGAAGGACAAGGACGACGTGCCCATGGTGCTGGTGGGCAACAAGTGTGACCTGGAGGCGGAGCGCGTTGTGGGCAAACAGCAAGGGGCAAACCTTGCCAACCACTTCAACTGCGTCTTCATGGAGACGTCTGCGAAGGCGAAGATAAGTGTCAACGAAGTGTTCTACGACCTAGTGCGACAAATCAACAAAAAATCTCCCAAGGAGGAGAAGATACGGAAGATCAAAAAGCCCATATGTCAACTGCTGTAA